From a region of the Paenibacillus lutimineralis genome:
- the proS gene encoding proline--tRNA ligase → MANEEKQFVTEITPQGEDFSRWYIDVIKKADLMDYSPVRGCIVFKPDGYEIWEHIQSELDRRFKETGHRNAYFPLFIPESFFQKEKEHVEGFNPELPWVTEAAGEKLEERLAIRPTSETMIGHMYEKWIQSYRDLPVLINQWANVVRWEKRTLPFLRTSEFLWQEGHTAHENEQEAREETMRMLEIYCDFVEGYLAIPVITGQKTPSEKFAGAVDTFSIEAMMKDGRAVQAGTSHYLGTNFATAFNIQYLNRENEREFVHTTSWGVSTRLIGSLIMVHGDDRGLALPPKVAPKQVMIIPIGPPKTRDMVIARSDELFAELKKAGIRVGMDDRADVRPGWKFNEYEMRGVPVRLEIGPRDMENGVCVLVSRISGEKKVVQQDRLVEEVQAMLEQVHQEMYNRAKAFRDEHFYSVDTLDEMKASMEEKRGFTLAGWCGSEACEHQVKEETGATSRNIPFEPEVQKTKCLVCGEPAKHTVVFARAY, encoded by the coding sequence ATGGCTAACGAGGAGAAACAATTTGTAACGGAGATTACCCCGCAGGGAGAGGACTTCTCGCGCTGGTATATTGACGTCATTAAGAAAGCGGATTTGATGGACTATTCGCCAGTACGCGGCTGTATTGTGTTCAAGCCAGATGGCTATGAGATTTGGGAGCATATTCAGTCTGAACTGGATCGCCGTTTCAAAGAGACGGGCCATCGCAACGCTTATTTCCCACTCTTTATTCCAGAGAGCTTCTTCCAGAAAGAGAAGGAGCATGTGGAGGGCTTCAACCCTGAGCTTCCTTGGGTGACTGAAGCGGCTGGCGAGAAGCTGGAAGAGCGCCTCGCGATCAGACCAACTTCTGAGACAATGATTGGGCATATGTATGAGAAATGGATTCAATCCTATCGCGACTTGCCGGTATTGATCAATCAATGGGCTAACGTCGTTCGCTGGGAGAAACGGACACTACCGTTCCTGCGCACGAGCGAGTTCTTGTGGCAGGAAGGCCATACCGCTCATGAGAATGAACAGGAAGCCCGCGAAGAGACGATGCGGATGCTGGAAATCTACTGTGACTTTGTAGAGGGTTATCTAGCGATTCCGGTTATTACGGGTCAGAAGACACCGTCCGAGAAATTTGCCGGGGCCGTTGATACTTTCTCGATTGAAGCGATGATGAAGGATGGACGCGCCGTACAAGCGGGAACTTCGCATTATCTCGGCACCAACTTTGCAACAGCGTTCAATATCCAGTACTTGAACCGCGAGAATGAACGTGAATTCGTGCATACGACCTCCTGGGGCGTGAGCACTCGCTTGATCGGTTCATTGATCATGGTGCACGGGGATGACCGCGGGTTGGCACTGCCGCCTAAGGTAGCTCCGAAGCAAGTAATGATCATACCGATCGGACCGCCTAAGACTCGCGATATGGTCATTGCTCGCAGCGATGAATTGTTCGCTGAATTGAAGAAGGCGGGTATCCGCGTAGGAATGGATGACCGTGCTGACGTTCGTCCAGGCTGGAAGTTCAATGAATATGAAATGCGTGGCGTTCCTGTCCGCCTTGAGATTGGCCCTCGTGATATGGAGAATGGCGTCTGTGTTCTTGTATCGCGTATTAGCGGCGAGAAGAAGGTCGTACAACAAGACCGTCTCGTGGAAGAAGTTCAAGCGATGCTGGAACAGGTCCATCAGGAAATGTACAACCGTGCCAAGGCATTCCGTGATGAGCATTTCTATTCCGTAGATACATTAGATGAGATGAAAGCCAGCATGGAAGAGAAGCGAGGCTTCACACTCGCAGGCTGGTGCGGTTCTGAGGCTTGTGAACATCAAGTCAAGGAAGAGACCGGAGCAACCAGCCGGAATATTCCGTTTGAGCCGGAAGTTCAGAAGACGAAATGTCTCGTCTGCGGCGAACCGGCCAAGCATACCGTTGTTTTTGCCAGAGCCTATTAA
- the rseP gene encoding RIP metalloprotease RseP yields MELLKIIFLTVLMFFVIVAVHEWGHFYFAKRAGILVREFAIGFGPKLFAYKRGETQFTFRLLPFGGYARMAGDDPELIEISNGQTIALRLEEDKVRKIYLDRLDSRKNVIRGEVLQIDLVDDLSVLLDVDGESVRYSVHPQAMLVVKGKETQIAPRDRQYGSKTVGQRALSIFAGPLMNFILAFVLFALYTLMAGIPLDKPSHLQVGDVVKGMPAAEAGVLEGDIIEKINGKPVGTDANKMIESIQASKDKPMVWTLKRGEQEVDITVTPRAADNEQVGKVGSSIITFFPMRSASVGESVTRAGTDMVDTTKLIFQGFKQLINKFSMDDLGGPVRTFEVTGQIAKQGIVQLTRWTAILSLYLGIFNLLPIPALDGSRLIFLGIEALRRKPVDPNHEGLVHFIGFAMLFLLMIAVTYNDILRLFG; encoded by the coding sequence TTGGAACTACTGAAAATTATTTTTTTGACGGTGCTCATGTTTTTCGTCATTGTGGCGGTGCATGAATGGGGGCACTTTTACTTCGCAAAACGTGCAGGGATACTGGTACGGGAGTTTGCGATAGGATTTGGACCTAAATTGTTCGCTTATAAGCGAGGCGAGACGCAGTTTACTTTCCGTCTGCTTCCCTTCGGTGGATATGCCCGCATGGCCGGAGACGATCCTGAGTTGATTGAGATTTCTAACGGGCAGACGATAGCGTTACGCCTGGAAGAAGATAAAGTCCGTAAGATTTATTTGGATCGACTGGACAGTCGCAAGAATGTCATTCGCGGCGAGGTACTGCAGATCGATCTGGTTGATGATCTGTCCGTACTGCTGGATGTAGATGGGGAGAGCGTCAGGTACTCAGTTCATCCGCAGGCGATGCTTGTTGTTAAGGGCAAAGAGACACAGATTGCACCGAGGGACCGTCAATACGGCAGCAAGACTGTGGGACAAAGAGCGTTATCGATCTTTGCCGGACCGCTCATGAACTTCATTCTTGCTTTCGTACTATTTGCGTTGTATACGCTAATGGCAGGGATCCCGCTTGATAAGCCGAGCCATCTACAGGTCGGGGATGTAGTGAAGGGAATGCCTGCAGCGGAAGCTGGAGTCCTTGAGGGTGATATCATTGAGAAGATTAATGGTAAGCCAGTTGGAACCGATGCGAACAAAATGATTGAGTCAATCCAGGCTTCCAAGGATAAGCCGATGGTATGGACGCTTAAGCGTGGAGAACAGGAAGTGGATATTACCGTTACCCCTCGTGCGGCAGATAATGAGCAGGTAGGGAAGGTAGGCAGCTCGATTATTACTTTCTTCCCTATGCGTAGCGCTTCTGTAGGTGAGTCGGTTACCAGAGCCGGAACGGATATGGTTGATACGACGAAGCTGATCTTCCAGGGTTTTAAGCAGTTGATTAACAAATTCTCCATGGATGATCTTGGTGGGCCGGTAAGAACCTTTGAAGTAACGGGGCAGATTGCTAAGCAAGGGATTGTACAGCTTACCAGATGGACGGCCATTCTTAGTCTGTATCTAGGGATCTTCAATTTGCTGCCGATTCCGGCACTTGATGGCAGTCGTCTGATCTTCCTGGGCATCGAAGCTCTTCGCCGCAAACCGGTAGACCCGAACCATGAAGGCTTAGTGCATTTTATTGGATTTGCAATGCTGTTCCTGCTAATGATTGCAGTAACCTATAACGATATATTACGATTGTTTGGATAA
- a CDS encoding 1-deoxy-D-xylulose-5-phosphate reductoisomerase has protein sequence MKKIAIIGSTGSIGTQTLDVVQQHPEQFFVEGLAAGANVDLFVQQVNQFRPKKASIATKELADQVRPLLPAEIELSYGEEGLIEVAAGTEADTVVTAIVGSAGLPATLAAISEGKTIALANKETLVTAGHLVTALAKEKGVSILPVDSEHSAIFQCLNGEHMEDVAGITLTASGGSFRDYSREQLTNVTVEDALKHPNWSMGAKVTIDSATMVNKGLEVIEAHWLFGLEFEQIGVLLHPESIVHSFVEYRDGSIIAQLGTPDMRVPIQYALSYPHRWNSAAQRLSLAEAGKLQFREMDFERFPCLRLAFECGKIGGTAPTVFNAANEVAVARFLNREISFLKIEYLIETVLSRHEALADPSLEVIRDVDLWARAVAESL, from the coding sequence ATGAAGAAAATTGCAATTATCGGCTCGACCGGATCGATCGGGACGCAGACGCTGGATGTTGTCCAGCAGCATCCTGAGCAATTTTTCGTTGAGGGTCTTGCTGCTGGAGCCAATGTGGATCTGTTCGTACAGCAAGTGAATCAATTTCGGCCGAAGAAGGCCTCTATTGCTACCAAGGAATTGGCGGATCAAGTCCGTCCACTATTACCGGCTGAGATAGAGCTTAGTTATGGGGAAGAAGGCTTGATTGAAGTTGCTGCTGGTACTGAAGCTGATACGGTAGTCACCGCGATTGTCGGCAGTGCTGGTCTACCAGCTACTTTAGCGGCTATTTCCGAGGGAAAAACCATCGCTCTTGCGAATAAAGAAACTCTGGTAACAGCTGGCCACCTGGTAACGGCTCTAGCTAAGGAGAAAGGTGTGTCCATACTTCCTGTTGACAGTGAACATTCGGCGATATTCCAATGTCTGAATGGTGAGCACATGGAGGATGTGGCAGGCATTACATTAACGGCGTCGGGTGGTTCCTTCCGCGATTATAGTCGGGAGCAGCTTACGAATGTAACGGTTGAAGACGCCTTGAAGCATCCGAACTGGTCAATGGGCGCTAAGGTGACAATCGATTCGGCCACGATGGTCAACAAAGGATTGGAAGTGATTGAAGCCCATTGGCTGTTTGGACTTGAATTTGAACAGATTGGAGTATTGCTCCATCCTGAGAGCATTGTCCACTCTTTCGTTGAGTATCGTGATGGAAGCATTATTGCTCAGCTTGGCACACCGGATATGCGGGTTCCAATTCAGTACGCACTTTCGTATCCACATCGCTGGAATTCGGCGGCGCAGCGCCTTTCTTTGGCCGAGGCAGGTAAGCTCCAGTTTCGAGAGATGGATTTTGAACGTTTTCCTTGTTTAAGACTAGCTTTTGAATGTGGTAAAATAGGAGGTACCGCACCGACGGTGTTCAATGCAGCTAATGAAGTTGCGGTAGCTCGCTTCTTAAATAGAGAAATTTCATTCCTGAAGATTGAATATCTCATTGAGACCGTGCTTTCCAGACATGAAGCTCTGGCCGATCCAAGTCTTGAAGTAATCAGGGATGTTGACCTATGGGCGAGAGCGGTCGCTGAATCGTTGTAA
- a CDS encoding phosphatidate cytidylyltransferase: MKQRLITGIVAGGFFLGLCLLGGIGFNILILLMALIGFYEFVRMIGLPAFGVPALLGYLGVLYALFPWETLGLEMPWDLMRVFALLMLLFLVVTVITKNELPISTVSLLFLGMVYIGIGFSSILATRNTQDGQGLFWTFLMLISIWSSDAGAYFVGRRLGKNKLWPAISPNKTVEGAIGGIVLSVVAAVIFALASGGLLTIGRAVILGIIAAVVGQMGDLIQSAYKRAYGIKDSGTILPGHGGILDRCDSWIAVFPFIHILMLLPY; the protein is encoded by the coding sequence GTGAAACAACGATTGATCACGGGAATTGTGGCCGGAGGCTTTTTCCTTGGACTTTGCTTGCTCGGTGGAATCGGCTTCAACATATTAATTTTGCTCATGGCCTTGATAGGTTTCTATGAGTTCGTTCGAATGATTGGGCTGCCGGCTTTCGGTGTACCTGCTCTACTCGGCTATCTGGGCGTGCTCTACGCACTCTTCCCTTGGGAGACGCTCGGATTGGAGATGCCTTGGGATCTGATGCGCGTATTTGCCCTGCTGATGCTGTTGTTTCTAGTCGTTACTGTGATCACGAAAAATGAGCTTCCTATTTCTACGGTGTCTTTGTTATTCCTGGGTATGGTATATATCGGCATTGGATTCTCCTCGATCTTGGCAACGAGAAATACGCAGGATGGGCAGGGTCTATTCTGGACCTTTCTTATGCTTATCTCTATTTGGAGTAGTGACGCTGGGGCATATTTTGTCGGACGTAGACTAGGGAAGAATAAGCTCTGGCCAGCCATAAGCCCCAATAAAACGGTGGAAGGCGCGATAGGTGGAATTGTGTTGTCTGTCGTTGCTGCTGTAATCTTTGCGCTTGCTTCAGGTGGGTTGTTGACGATTGGACGAGCTGTTATCCTCGGGATCATTGCTGCTGTCGTCGGGCAGATGGGGGACTTGATTCAATCGGCATACAAACGAGCCTATGGAATCAAGGATTCCGGAACGATCTTGCCAGGGCATGGGGGAATTCTTGATCGGTGTGATAGTTGGATTGCGGTGTTTCCGTTCATACATATCCTCATGCTGCTCCCCTATTAG
- a CDS encoding isoprenyl transferase has protein sequence MIKLFQSWWKKGDRPASSVDPSAVDLSDGNIPKHVAIIMDGNGRWARRRGMPRNMGHRSGMKAVKRATIAADELGISVLTLYAFSTENWKRPKEEVDYLMAIPQEFLALELDELIQKNVQIRMMGYTKELPDHTIAAMKEAMERTKNNTGLILNFALNYGSRREITEGVKELARSVQAGEISAEEITEEMIQSKLLSAGLPDPDLLIRTSGELRLSNFMLWQTAYSELWFTDLYWPDFGREHLFAAVAEYQRRTRRYGGLS, from the coding sequence ATGATCAAGCTATTTCAATCCTGGTGGAAAAAAGGGGATAGACCCGCGTCGTCTGTAGATCCGTCAGCTGTGGATCTCTCAGATGGAAATATTCCAAAGCACGTTGCAATCATCATGGATGGGAACGGGCGCTGGGCGCGTAGACGGGGGATGCCGCGTAATATGGGCCACCGTAGCGGGATGAAGGCTGTGAAGCGGGCAACAATCGCGGCCGATGAACTGGGCATTTCTGTGTTGACGCTATACGCGTTCTCTACAGAGAATTGGAAGCGTCCTAAGGAAGAAGTAGACTACCTGATGGCTATTCCACAAGAGTTTCTCGCCTTAGAATTGGATGAACTGATTCAGAAGAATGTGCAGATCCGCATGATGGGCTATACCAAGGAACTTCCAGACCATACGATCGCTGCTATGAAAGAAGCGATGGAACGGACTAAGAATAATACGGGACTTATATTGAACTTTGCTTTGAACTACGGTAGCAGGCGCGAGATTACAGAGGGCGTCAAAGAACTCGCTCGCAGTGTTCAGGCCGGTGAGATCTCTGCTGAAGAGATAACTGAAGAGATGATTCAATCCAAACTCTTGTCAGCAGGCTTGCCTGATCCGGATTTGTTGATCCGGACGAGCGGAGAGCTCAGACTTAGCAATTTCATGCTTTGGCAGACCGCCTATAGTGAGCTATGGTTCACGGATCTATATTGGCCTGATTTCGGCCGGGAGCATCTATTCGCTGCGGTCGCAGAGTATCAACGGCGAACACGTCGATACGGCGGGTTATCCTAG
- the frr gene encoding ribosome recycling factor, whose amino-acid sequence MPGTIKKHAEERMEKAILALKRDLATLRAGRATPALLDRIQVEYYGSLTPLNQLANINTPDSRTLMIQPWDKSSLSDIERAIMKSDLGLTPANDGMNIRLSIPPLTEERRVELVKMTKKYGEESKVAIRNIRRDANDDIKKLEKTDISEDESHRHQDDVQKMTDKYIAEVDKVLAAKEKEIMEV is encoded by the coding sequence ATGCCAGGAACGATTAAAAAGCATGCTGAAGAACGTATGGAAAAAGCGATTCTTGCGTTGAAAAGAGATCTTGCAACTCTTCGCGCAGGAAGAGCGACCCCAGCACTGCTTGACCGCATTCAAGTAGAGTATTACGGATCGCTAACTCCGCTTAATCAGTTGGCTAACATTAACACGCCGGATTCGCGCACGTTAATGATTCAGCCTTGGGACAAATCGTCGCTGTCTGATATTGAGCGAGCGATTATGAAGTCGGATCTGGGCCTAACACCGGCTAACGACGGTATGAACATTCGCTTGTCGATCCCGCCACTGACTGAAGAACGTCGGGTTGAATTGGTGAAGATGACGAAGAAATATGGAGAAGAATCCAAAGTCGCTATTCGTAACATTCGCCGCGATGCTAACGACGACATTAAAAAGCTGGAAAAAACGGACATTTCCGAGGATGAGTCTCACAGACATCAAGATGATGTTCAGAAAATGACCGATAAATATATCGCGGAAGTGGATAAAGTGCTTGCAGCTAAAGAAAAAGAGATCATGGAAGTTTAA
- the pyrH gene encoding UMP kinase translates to MKQPVYKRIVLKVSGESLSGQNGYGIDAETISSIAEQVKEVVELGVEVAIVCGGGNIWRGIAGSAKGIDRATADYMGMLATVMNSLALQDALEQIDVPTRVQTSIAMQQIAEPYIRRRAIRHLEKGRVVIFAAGTGNPFFSTDTTAALRAAEIEAEVILMAKNKVDGVYSADPFVDPTAEKFEVLTYLEVLNKNLGVMDSTASSLCMDNNIPLIVFAITEQGNIKRVVLGEKIGTIVKGSVD, encoded by the coding sequence TTGAAACAGCCAGTTTATAAACGTATTGTCTTGAAAGTCAGCGGTGAGTCGCTTTCCGGTCAGAACGGATATGGTATTGATGCGGAGACGATCTCATCGATCGCTGAACAGGTGAAGGAAGTTGTCGAGCTTGGCGTAGAAGTAGCTATCGTATGTGGTGGCGGTAATATCTGGCGTGGAATCGCCGGTAGTGCCAAAGGTATCGACCGGGCGACGGCCGATTATATGGGTATGCTTGCAACGGTGATGAATTCCTTGGCCCTGCAGGACGCATTGGAGCAGATTGATGTGCCTACCCGGGTCCAGACTTCAATTGCGATGCAGCAAATAGCTGAGCCGTATATTCGCCGTAGAGCGATTCGTCATTTGGAGAAGGGCCGTGTTGTTATTTTTGCAGCAGGTACGGGAAATCCGTTCTTCTCTACAGATACGACAGCAGCTCTTCGCGCCGCTGAGATTGAAGCTGAAGTCATCCTGATGGCTAAGAACAAGGTGGATGGAGTATACTCGGCAGATCCGTTCGTGGATCCAACAGCTGAGAAGTTTGAAGTCCTGACTTATCTTGAAGTACTTAACAAAAATCTGGGCGTTATGGATTCTACGGCTTCATCGCTCTGCATGGACAACAACATTCCGCTCATCGTGTTTGCTATTACAGAACAAGGTAATATTAAGCGCGTCGTCCTGGGCGAGAAGATCGGGACGATCGTCAAAGGGAGTGTAGATTAA
- the tsf gene encoding translation elongation factor Ts has product MAVDAKLVKELREKTGAGILDSKKALEEANNDLNKAIELLREKGLAAAANKAGRIATEGVVESYIHAGGRIGVLVEINCETDFVAKTDQFKEFARDVAMHIAAMNPRYVRREEVPQEEIEKEKEILRAQALNEGKPEKIVDKMVEGRINKYYEEFCLLEQAFVKDQDKTIANLVNEKISTIGENISIRRFVRYELGEGLEKKVDNFVEEVMAQVKN; this is encoded by the coding sequence ATGGCTGTTGATGCAAAATTGGTAAAAGAACTTCGCGAAAAGACTGGAGCAGGAATCCTGGACTCCAAGAAAGCTTTGGAAGAAGCTAATAATGATTTGAACAAAGCGATCGAATTGCTCCGCGAAAAAGGTTTGGCAGCTGCTGCTAACAAAGCGGGCCGTATTGCGACTGAAGGTGTTGTAGAATCCTACATCCACGCTGGCGGACGTATCGGTGTATTGGTAGAAATCAACTGCGAAACTGACTTCGTAGCGAAGACGGATCAATTTAAAGAATTCGCTCGTGACGTTGCAATGCACATCGCTGCAATGAACCCACGCTATGTTCGTCGCGAAGAAGTACCACAAGAGGAAATCGAGAAGGAAAAGGAAATTTTGCGCGCTCAAGCCTTGAACGAAGGCAAGCCTGAGAAGATCGTTGACAAAATGGTTGAAGGCCGCATCAACAAATACTACGAAGAGTTCTGCCTGCTTGAGCAAGCTTTCGTTAAAGACCAAGACAAGACGATCGCTAACCTCGTGAACGAGAAGATCAGCACAATTGGCGAGAACATCTCGATCCGTCGCTTTGTTCGTTATGAGCTTGGCGAAGGTCTGGAGAAGAAAGTCGATAATTTCGTAGAAGAAGTTATGGCTCAAGTTAAGAACTAA
- the rpsB gene encoding 30S ribosomal protein S2: protein MAVISMKQLLEAGVHFGHQTRRWNPKMDKYIFTERNGIYIIDLQKTVKKVEEAYNFVKSIAEENGTILFVGTKKQAQDSVKEEAERAGQFFINQRWLGGTLTNFQTIQKRIDRLKQLETWEEDGTFTVLPKKEVIILRKEKDRLEKFLGGIKNMKGLPSALFIIDPRKERIAVAEARKLGIPIVGIVDTNCDPDEIDYVIPGNDDAIRAVKLLTSKMADAVIEANQGEQTTA, encoded by the coding sequence ATGGCAGTAATCTCCATGAAACAACTGCTTGAAGCAGGGGTGCACTTCGGACACCAAACACGTCGTTGGAATCCGAAAATGGATAAATATATCTTCACCGAAAGAAACGGAATTTACATTATTGACTTGCAAAAGACAGTCAAGAAAGTGGAAGAAGCTTATAACTTTGTTAAGAGCATCGCTGAAGAGAACGGAACGATCCTGTTCGTAGGAACTAAGAAGCAAGCTCAAGACTCTGTTAAAGAAGAAGCTGAACGCGCTGGTCAATTCTTCATTAACCAACGTTGGCTCGGCGGAACGCTGACAAACTTCCAAACGATTCAAAAACGGATCGACCGTTTGAAACAGCTTGAAACTTGGGAAGAAGACGGAACTTTCACTGTATTGCCTAAGAAGGAAGTTATCATCCTTCGCAAAGAGAAAGATCGTCTTGAGAAATTCCTTGGTGGTATCAAGAACATGAAGGGCTTGCCTAGTGCTCTGTTCATCATCGATCCTCGTAAAGAGCGTATCGCTGTTGCCGAAGCTCGTAAACTCGGTATCCCAATCGTAGGTATCGTTGATACAAACTGCGATCCGGACGAAATCGATTATGTGATTCCTGGTAACGACGATGCAATTCGTGCTGTTAAATTGCTTACTAGCAAAATGGCTGATGCTGTTATTGAAGCTAACCAAGGCGAACAAACTACAGCTTAA
- a CDS encoding FapA family protein, which yields MDYSGDLGQILGITINDDKTVAYLQFLKKEEKFSCTEDALLHFLRSEGIKYGIQQDIVKRFIVNPKEYYYSKTPVAIGIESQQGEDGRIKFSVSLDDDQRIKPAETEDGRVDYKDVTRLNNVRKGQIIAELIPPVPGKQGVAVTGDPIPYREGKAARFKVGKNVVLNPEQTAMYAAIDGLVTQTDKGKINVFPVYEVNGDVDYSTGNIDFVGTVVIRGNVLTGFKITASGDIRIVGGVEGAELYADGSIEVTGGIIGYNKGMIKAGHNVKGSFIQDANVIAGEDVIATQSIMHSNIRAGKDVICSGSKGLIVGGIIQAGERVVARIIGNPMSTSTSIEVGAVPELRNELQNLRQQIKDIMVNLDKTDKALTLLDQLASMGKLTPDKVAMRSKLGLTKKSNLEEINDIKERILDIEKALEDTGKARVDVMKMIYGGSRIVIGRYTKYIKDPISRMSFYYSEGDISMSPYV from the coding sequence ATGGACTATTCAGGTGATTTGGGACAAATTCTCGGAATTACGATCAATGACGACAAGACAGTTGCCTATTTGCAGTTTCTGAAGAAGGAAGAGAAATTTAGCTGTACGGAAGATGCCTTGCTGCATTTTCTACGCAGTGAAGGAATCAAATACGGAATACAGCAAGATATTGTTAAGCGCTTTATTGTAAATCCGAAAGAGTATTATTATAGTAAAACCCCGGTTGCAATCGGCATAGAGTCGCAGCAAGGGGAGGACGGCAGGATCAAGTTTTCGGTGTCGCTAGATGATGATCAGCGCATAAAACCTGCGGAGACGGAAGATGGCAGAGTGGACTATAAGGATGTGACACGCCTTAACAATGTCCGCAAAGGCCAAATTATCGCGGAATTGATTCCGCCGGTCCCTGGCAAGCAAGGGGTGGCGGTGACGGGTGATCCGATTCCTTATCGGGAGGGGAAAGCGGCCAGGTTCAAGGTTGGCAAGAACGTGGTACTTAATCCAGAACAGACAGCGATGTATGCTGCGATTGATGGTCTGGTGACGCAGACGGATAAAGGGAAAATTAATGTTTTTCCGGTTTACGAAGTTAATGGAGATGTAGATTATAGTACAGGAAATATCGATTTTGTAGGGACAGTTGTTATTCGTGGCAACGTGCTTACAGGCTTCAAGATAACAGCGTCCGGCGACATTCGTATCGTAGGTGGTGTCGAAGGGGCCGAGCTATATGCTGATGGTTCCATAGAGGTCACCGGAGGCATTATTGGCTATAACAAAGGTATGATTAAGGCAGGGCATAACGTAAAAGGCTCCTTCATCCAGGATGCGAATGTCATTGCCGGTGAAGATGTGATTGCCACTCAGAGCATCATGCATTCTAATATCCGGGCTGGTAAAGATGTCATTTGCAGCGGTTCCAAAGGTCTTATTGTAGGTGGGATCATTCAAGCTGGCGAGCGAGTAGTGGCACGTATCATTGGAAATCCGATGTCTACATCAACCTCGATCGAAGTCGGCGCTGTACCAGAGCTTCGTAACGAGCTGCAAAACCTTAGGCAGCAAATTAAAGACATTATGGTCAATCTCGATAAAACGGACAAGGCTCTAACCTTGTTGGATCAATTGGCCTCCATGGGCAAGTTGACTCCGGATAAAGTAGCGATGCGCTCCAAGCTGGGGCTTACCAAGAAATCCAACCTCGAAGAAATTAACGATATCAAGGAACGAATCCTGGATATTGAAAAGGCTCTAGAAGATACAGGAAAAGCCCGTGTAGATGTAATGAAAATGATATACGGCGGGTCGAGGATCGTCATTGGACGTTATACGAAATATATAAAAGATCCGATCTCACGAATGTCTTTCTACTATAGTGAAGGGGATATTTCGATGTCGCCTTATGTTTAG
- a CDS encoding FliA/WhiG family RNA polymerase sigma factor, which produces MHERKTSTLSYADVWEHWKEHGDLEAKKQLIERYLHIVDYVSGRLAVGLPKNVSKDDLFSNGVMGLIDAVEKFDYKRGLQFETYASWRVRGAILDGLRQGDWVPRSVREKAKKIEEGYQHLEQQYLRSVTDAEMSDYLQISEKEFQSMLQEVAVMTLCSLEDPIREEESETRLTLLIDEKAKNPDYKVREFFLKDSLTKGIEKLTEKERTVVSLLYYEDLSLSEIAEVMSLSPSRISQLHSKAILRLRGTLEKQRDLLMCND; this is translated from the coding sequence TTGCACGAGCGGAAGACATCCACTCTGAGTTATGCTGATGTTTGGGAGCATTGGAAGGAACACGGCGATTTAGAGGCAAAGAAACAACTTATTGAGCGGTATTTGCATATTGTTGACTACGTTTCGGGACGTCTAGCCGTCGGTTTGCCGAAGAACGTCTCCAAGGATGATTTGTTCAGTAATGGGGTTATGGGATTGATCGATGCTGTCGAGAAATTCGACTACAAACGTGGACTTCAGTTTGAAACCTATGCTTCATGGAGAGTAAGAGGAGCAATACTGGACGGGCTTCGGCAAGGCGACTGGGTTCCTCGTTCCGTCAGAGAAAAGGCGAAGAAGATCGAAGAAGGCTATCAGCATCTAGAGCAACAATATCTGCGTTCGGTAACGGATGCGGAGATGAGCGATTATTTACAGATAAGTGAGAAAGAGTTTCAATCTATGCTTCAAGAAGTAGCAGTTATGACGCTATGCTCTCTCGAAGACCCGATTCGGGAAGAAGAATCTGAGACAAGGCTTACACTACTCATTGACGAGAAGGCAAAAAACCCGGATTATAAGGTACGGGAGTTCTTTTTGAAAGATTCGCTGACGAAGGGAATCGAGAAGTTAACCGAGAAGGAACGTACGGTGGTCTCTTTGTTGTATTATGAAGATTTGTCTTTGAGTGAGATCGCGGAGGTCATGTCGTTGTCGCCTTCACGCATTTCACAGCTTCATTCCAAAGCGATTCTAAGGCTTCGCGGAACATTGGAAAAGCAGCGGGATCTGCTCATGTGTAATGATTAA